Proteins from a genomic interval of Micromonospora sp. NBC_00389:
- a CDS encoding acyl-CoA dehydrogenase — MTHYKSNLRDLEFNLFEVFGADQAFGQEPYSELDADTARSFLSELDRLAREDLAASYTDSDRNPPVFDPVTHTAPLPASFKKSYQAFMDSEFWRLDLPPHLGGTNAPRALWWALAELVLGSNAPIWMYASGPSFAHVLEVEGTEQQKRWAKLFIDKQWGSTMVLTEPDAGSDVGAGRTRAIQQPDGTWHIEGVKRFITSGEHDLSDNIVHYVLARPVGVEGVGGPGTKGLSLFVVPKYHFDENTGELGERNGVYTTNVEHKMGLKVSNTCELTFGEHGVPAKGWLLGDKHDGIRQMFMIIEYARMLVGTKAIATLSTGYLNALEYAKNRVQGADLVQQTDKTAPRVTITHHPDVRRSLLLQKSYAEGLRALVLYTATWQDKVAIAEAAGDEKATKLAKRVNDLLLPLVKGVGSERAYEMLGHEALQTFGGSGFLQDYPLEQYVRDAKIDTLYEGTTAIQSLDLIFRKIVRDNGKALMAVASEIQEFISSEAGNGQLKEERQALGKALVEVQNILGVMTGWLGEAQAGDTRALYKVGLSSRRFLLAIGDLVVGWLLQKQADVALKALAGEVSTTDKAFYTGKVAAARFFAREVLPRIGADRRIIEGADLDIMDLPEEAF; from the coding sequence ATGACCCACTACAAGAGCAACCTGCGGGACCTTGAGTTCAACCTGTTCGAGGTCTTCGGGGCGGACCAGGCGTTCGGCCAGGAGCCGTACTCGGAACTCGACGCCGACACCGCCCGCAGTTTCCTCTCCGAGCTTGACCGCCTCGCCCGGGAGGACCTGGCCGCCAGCTACACGGACAGCGACCGCAACCCGCCGGTCTTCGACCCGGTCACGCACACCGCGCCGCTGCCGGCGTCGTTCAAGAAGTCCTACCAGGCATTCATGGACTCCGAGTTCTGGCGCCTGGACCTGCCGCCGCACCTGGGTGGCACCAACGCGCCGCGCGCCCTCTGGTGGGCCCTCGCCGAGCTGGTGCTCGGCTCGAACGCCCCCATCTGGATGTACGCCTCCGGCCCGTCCTTCGCGCACGTGCTGGAGGTCGAGGGCACCGAGCAGCAGAAGCGGTGGGCCAAGCTCTTCATCGACAAGCAGTGGGGCTCCACCATGGTGCTCACCGAGCCGGACGCCGGCTCGGACGTGGGTGCCGGCCGCACCCGTGCCATCCAGCAGCCGGACGGCACGTGGCACATCGAGGGCGTGAAGCGCTTCATCACCTCGGGCGAGCACGACCTGAGCGACAACATCGTGCACTACGTGCTGGCCCGCCCGGTGGGCGTGGAGGGCGTCGGTGGCCCTGGCACCAAGGGCCTGTCGCTCTTCGTGGTGCCGAAGTACCACTTCGACGAGAACACCGGCGAGCTGGGTGAGCGCAACGGCGTCTACACCACCAACGTCGAGCACAAGATGGGCCTGAAGGTCTCCAACACCTGCGAGTTGACCTTCGGCGAGCACGGCGTACCGGCCAAGGGCTGGCTGCTGGGCGACAAGCACGACGGCATCCGGCAGATGTTCATGATCATCGAGTATGCCCGGATGTTGGTCGGCACCAAGGCGATCGCCACCCTCTCCACCGGCTACCTCAACGCCCTGGAGTACGCGAAGAACCGGGTGCAGGGCGCCGACCTGGTCCAGCAGACGGACAAGACCGCGCCGCGGGTCACCATCACCCACCACCCGGACGTGCGCCGCTCGCTGCTGCTGCAGAAGTCGTACGCCGAGGGTCTGCGTGCCCTGGTCCTCTACACCGCCACCTGGCAGGACAAGGTCGCCATCGCTGAGGCGGCCGGTGACGAGAAGGCCACCAAGTTGGCCAAGCGGGTCAACGACCTGCTGCTGCCGCTGGTCAAGGGCGTCGGCTCGGAGCGCGCGTACGAGATGCTCGGGCACGAGGCCCTGCAGACCTTCGGCGGCTCCGGCTTCCTCCAGGACTACCCGCTGGAGCAGTACGTCCGCGACGCCAAGATCGATACCCTGTACGAGGGCACCACCGCCATCCAGAGCCTCGACCTGATCTTCCGCAAGATCGTTCGGGACAACGGCAAGGCGCTCATGGCGGTCGCCAGCGAGATCCAGGAGTTCATCTCCTCCGAGGCGGGCAACGGCCAGCTCAAGGAGGAGCGGCAGGCGCTCGGCAAGGCGCTCGTCGAGGTCCAGAACATCCTCGGCGTCATGACCGGCTGGCTCGGCGAGGCGCAGGCTGGCGACACCCGCGCGCTCTACAAGGTCGGGCTGAGCAGCCGGCGCTTCCTGCTGGCCATCGGCGACCTGGTGGTCGGGTGGCTGCTGCAGAAGCAGGCCGACGTGGCGCTGAAGGCGCTGGCCGGCGAGGTCTCCACCACCGACAAGGCGTTCTACACCGGCAAGGTGGCTGCCGCCCGGTTCTTCGCCCGTGAGGTGCTGCCGCGCATCGGCGCGGACCGGCGGATCATCGAGGGCGCCGACCTCGACATCATGGACCTCCCGGAAGAGGCCTTCTGA
- a CDS encoding DUF6458 family protein — protein MGVGSGIFLIAIGAILTFAIRANVWWIDLRAVGWVFILAGLAVLLTTLWFWQDRRKRARTLIVEENRLSHPTAMMPPPPDPPPPTAPPS, from the coding sequence ATGGGTGTAGGAAGCGGCATCTTTCTCATCGCGATCGGCGCCATCCTGACGTTCGCGATAAGAGCCAACGTCTGGTGGATAGACCTGCGGGCGGTCGGCTGGGTGTTCATCCTGGCCGGGCTGGCCGTGCTGCTGACCACGCTCTGGTTCTGGCAGGACCGGCGCAAGCGGGCCCGGACCCTCATCGTGGAGGAGAACAGGCTCTCGCATCCGACGGCGATGATGCCGCCGCCGCCCGACCCGCCGCCGCCGACCGCACCACCGTCCTGA
- a CDS encoding SixA phosphatase family protein: MTDTPAETRTLVLLRHAKAEQGSDSTDDAVRPLTARGSADAAAAGAWLAHHGLLPDVVICSTVRRTRQTWHGVAMGMTGSPPEGGPAGPRPTVHYEPGAYDAHPEELLALVRTVDPAARTVLLIAHNPGISLLSALLDPDGTDGEGLRTAELAVHRTTLGWAELDRAGAPITARHTARD, from the coding sequence ATGACGGACACCCCAGCCGAGACACGGACACTGGTGCTGCTCCGGCACGCGAAAGCCGAGCAGGGCAGCGACAGTACGGACGACGCCGTGCGGCCGCTCACCGCACGGGGGAGCGCGGACGCGGCGGCGGCCGGCGCCTGGCTGGCTCACCACGGGTTACTGCCCGACGTGGTGATCTGCTCGACGGTCCGACGTACGCGGCAGACCTGGCACGGGGTGGCGATGGGGATGACCGGTTCACCGCCGGAGGGCGGGCCGGCCGGTCCCCGCCCGACCGTCCACTACGAGCCGGGCGCGTACGACGCCCACCCCGAGGAGTTGTTGGCGCTGGTCCGCACCGTCGACCCGGCGGCCCGGACGGTGCTGCTGATCGCCCACAATCCGGGCATCTCGCTGCTCTCCGCGCTCCTCGACCCGGACGGGACGGACGGGGAGGGGTTGCGCACCGCCGAGCTGGCGGTGCACCGCACCACGCTCGGCTGGGCGGAGCTGGACCGGGCAGGGGCACCGATCACCGCTCGTCACACCGCACGCGACTGA
- a CDS encoding DUF6458 family protein encodes MGIGGSIFLIALGAIFAFAVEADLGWLNLAVVGWVLMLAGVAGLLATVYFWNSRRRTVVAAPVRGDRVAADRVVPIQDDQVMREYREVRRPGRPI; translated from the coding sequence ATGGGCATTGGTGGCAGCATCTTTCTGATCGCGCTGGGCGCGATCTTCGCATTCGCAGTGGAGGCAGACCTGGGCTGGCTGAACCTGGCCGTGGTCGGCTGGGTGCTGATGCTGGCCGGTGTCGCCGGCCTGCTCGCCACCGTCTACTTCTGGAACAGCCGCCGCCGCACGGTGGTCGCCGCACCGGTCCGTGGGGACCGCGTCGCGGCCGACCGGGTGGTGCCGATCCAGGATGACCAGGTCATGCGGGAGTACCGCGAGGTGCGCCGGCCGGGCCGTCCGATCTGA
- the trhA gene encoding PAQR family membrane homeostasis protein TrhA → MTTSAPLRLKPVDIGKPRMRGWLHTYAFFVALASGIVLCSIAATRPGWAPLVSCVIYSLTVCGLFGTSALYHRRVWSERGYQVMRRMDHSMIFVFIAGTYTPLCVQLLAPGQATLMLALVWGGALAGVALKLVWPHAPRWVSAPLYLALGWVAVAMLPEILHSGGVAALVLLIVGGAIYSVGAVFYALRRPNPWPTVFGHHEFFHACTLLAALCHHIAIYFALFA, encoded by the coding sequence GTGACCACCTCCGCTCCGCTCCGACTGAAGCCGGTCGACATCGGTAAGCCCAGGATGCGCGGCTGGCTGCACACGTACGCCTTCTTCGTCGCCCTGGCCAGCGGCATCGTGCTCTGCTCGATCGCCGCCACCCGCCCGGGGTGGGCACCCCTGGTGAGCTGCGTCATCTACAGCCTGACCGTCTGCGGGCTCTTCGGCACCAGCGCGCTGTACCACCGTCGGGTGTGGTCGGAGCGCGGCTACCAGGTGATGCGCCGGATGGACCACTCGATGATCTTCGTGTTCATCGCCGGCACGTACACGCCGTTGTGCGTACAGCTGCTCGCGCCGGGACAGGCCACCCTGATGCTGGCCCTGGTCTGGGGTGGCGCACTGGCCGGCGTGGCGCTCAAGTTGGTGTGGCCGCACGCGCCGCGCTGGGTCTCCGCACCGCTCTACCTGGCGCTCGGCTGGGTGGCGGTGGCCATGCTGCCGGAGATCCTGCACAGTGGCGGCGTCGCGGCCCTGGTGCTGCTGATCGTCGGTGGCGCGATCTACAGCGTGGGCGCGGTCTTCTACGCGCTCCGCCGGCCCAACCCGTGGCCGACCGTCTTCGGTCACCACGAGTTCTTCCACGCCTGCACCCTGCTGGCCGCGCTCTGCCACCACATCGCGATCTACTTCGCACTGTTCGCCTGA
- a CDS encoding 5-oxoprolinase subunit B family protein, translated as MRIRPVGAHALLLDCTASTGAPEAALVEAWRAELWRRREQGELIAIEIVPAASTILLDGVPDPAATAELLSLWAPTVLTAAAASDRACAGSGARDGCGDVGRAGDGGEVVVPVDFDGPDLPAVAEHWGVDVPAVLRRLTGTPFRVAFCGFAPGFPYLTGLPAELALPRLATPRARVPAGSVALAGPYAGIYPGASPGGWLLVGRTDLVLFDVHADPPALLGPGTPVRLAAA; from the coding sequence ATGCGGATCCGACCCGTCGGGGCGCACGCCCTGCTGCTCGACTGCACCGCCTCCACCGGCGCGCCCGAGGCTGCCCTGGTCGAGGCGTGGCGAGCCGAGCTGTGGCGGCGTCGCGAGCAGGGCGAACTGATCGCCATCGAGATCGTGCCGGCGGCCAGCACCATCCTGCTCGACGGCGTACCCGATCCGGCCGCAACGGCCGAGTTGCTCTCCCTCTGGGCGCCGACGGTCTTGACGGCCGCCGCCGCCAGCGACCGCGCCTGTGCCGGCAGTGGCGCTCGCGACGGCTGCGGCGACGTGGGCCGGGCGGGCGACGGTGGAGAGGTGGTCGTCCCGGTCGACTTCGACGGGCCGGACCTGCCGGCGGTCGCCGAGCACTGGGGGGTCGACGTGCCGGCCGTGCTGCGGCGGCTGACCGGCACCCCGTTCCGGGTCGCCTTCTGCGGCTTCGCCCCCGGCTTCCCGTACCTGACCGGGCTGCCCGCCGAACTGGCGCTGCCCCGACTGGCCACCCCCCGCGCCCGGGTGCCGGCCGGCTCGGTCGCCCTGGCCGGCCCGTACGCCGGCATCTATCCGGGCGCGTCCCCGGGCGGCTGGCTGCTGGTCGGCCGGACCGACCTGGTTCTTTTCGACGTGCACGCCGACCCGCCGGCCCTGCTCGGCCCGGGGACCCCGGTCCGGTTGGCGGCGGCGTGA
- a CDS encoding biotin-dependent carboxyltransferase family protein: protein MTRPAEIEVLRAGPLTTVQDLGRPGWAHLGVPRSGALDPAALRLANRLVGNPERAAGLEITLTGCVLRLTRATTVAVTGAEVPVRAGDRPGDAGRPLTVPAGTVLRIGPASRGVRSWLAVAGGIDVPPVLGSRATDTLSGLGPPPLRDGDRLPLGEPLGEPAPVDLTVSTAPPPEVHLTLRPGPRDDWFTPTALDRLLGTAYTVSPVSNRVGARLAGAPLPRAVAGELPSEGIVLGAVQVPADGQPLIFLADHPTTGGYPVIGVVADVTPLAQARPGTTVRFHGPQR from the coding sequence GTGACCCGGCCCGCCGAGATCGAGGTGCTCCGCGCCGGCCCGCTCACCACCGTGCAGGACCTGGGCCGGCCCGGCTGGGCGCACCTGGGCGTACCCCGGTCCGGCGCCCTCGACCCGGCCGCCCTGCGGCTGGCCAACCGGCTGGTCGGCAACCCGGAGCGTGCCGCCGGCCTGGAGATCACCCTGACCGGCTGCGTGCTGCGGCTCACCCGGGCCACCACGGTGGCGGTCACCGGCGCCGAGGTGCCGGTCCGGGCCGGCGACCGACCCGGCGACGCTGGACGCCCGCTCACCGTGCCGGCGGGCACGGTGCTGCGGATCGGCCCGGCCAGCCGGGGCGTACGGAGTTGGCTGGCCGTGGCGGGCGGGATCGACGTGCCGCCGGTGCTCGGCAGCCGGGCCACCGACACCCTCTCCGGGCTCGGCCCGCCCCCGCTGCGTGACGGCGACCGGCTGCCGCTCGGCGAACCGCTCGGCGAACCCGCGCCGGTGGACCTGACCGTCAGCACCGCACCCCCGCCGGAGGTGCACCTGACGCTGCGCCCCGGCCCCCGCGACGACTGGTTCACTCCGACCGCGCTCGACCGGCTGCTCGGCACCGCGTACACCGTCAGCCCCGTGAGCAACCGGGTCGGCGCGCGGCTCGCCGGCGCGCCGCTGCCCCGCGCGGTCGCCGGCGAGTTGCCCAGCGAGGGCATCGTGCTCGGCGCGGTGCAGGTGCCGGCGGACGGACAACCCCTGATCTTCCTCGCCGACCACCCGACCACCGGCGGATACCCGGTTATCGGGGTGGTCGCCGACGTGACCCCGCTCGCGCAGGCCCGGCCAGGTACTACCGTCAGATTCCATGGACCTCAACGCTGA